CAAGTTCTGTAACCAGCACAGTTCCCACAAGCTGCTTCTCATTCAGGAGTTACTAATGAATAATGAACATATTTACCCATCAGTTTGCTGATTCCTGATAAACTGCATTCTCATGTAATGTATATCCCTTTACAAGCCACTAAAAATTTTTACAAGTCactaaaaaatacaaaccaagtATGTTTTGCTCCTGCATTTCCCTCCTATCTCTCCAAATTCATATAGAAATCAAGTATCTGCTTGGTTGTGAAGATACCTGAAGGAATATGGTCATGCAAAAATTCACATAAACAAGGGAATTTTCATGGTAGATAATTTATCTCTTATGACCCAGTGTTAAATAAGGAGGAGCGTCAGAAAAATGAAGCTTGGATAAATGAAGCTGCAGCTGTATCTCTGTAATACCTTTACAGGACTTCATGATATGACTGTAATGAAGAGATCTGGTATCATGATCTACTTTCTCAGATTGCCAGTGGAAAGTTATAACTATGAATAATACAGATATAGTATCttactaataaaaatattgcagGCAAATTTGTGAAATGGCTAGAAACAGGGTTTGCATGCCAAGAGTTTCAATTAAATCAGATGCCTGCCTAGAGTAGCTCCAAAGCTACTGGTACAAAAACCCTCCTAGAAGTAGCAGTTGTGCTCATGACATTTGATTTGTTTAGCTGTGGTAACAGAATAAGAAAGGgctaaaataaatttgtaatttCTCATTCAGATCTTGGACCAAATCTGAGGATCACATCTTGTTTCTTAGCCTAGTATTCTATTCTGTCCTTTGAGTTAACTTTTGTTGAGTTGAACTTTATAGCAGTCTGATTAACCATCAACTCTTTAGAGAAAGAGATTAGAGATTGAGTTTTTCAAGACTGATCCTTTTTTagtcttgtttattttttttaagtcacacactcaaaaatatcttttcatctttttagtATTAAACCCACAGGGTAACTAAAACTTATACTCTACTAACATTAACCACTTCTGTTTGCTTTACATGTAGAAGGAAACCATATTTTATCCTGTAGGTTCAGTTAAATTCCTCCTCCAGTTCTTTCAGTATTGGAGGTTCCAGCATTCTCCATGTTAGCAGTGTAACAGTGGAAACAATGATCCATGACCTCATGGCCCAGGCTGCATTCCTGGGCTCTAGGGTTTGAGACCCTTTACAGAGGACAGGGGTGTATCCTGTTTGCAGTTCTGCCATGGGCTCAGCATGCAACCTTGGACAAAATGTTGAATTGTATTatcctgctttcttttcttcagatgAAAGAAATTAGACAATAATTTATAGCCTCCTTTTAAAATGCTCTCAGATTTATGAATGAAGCAATCTTCCTTCCCTTGCTACTGCATTCCTGCAATGGCTTTCTGTTGGAAACAAAGGATGTCATGTTAGAAGAGTGACTAATAAGGAACCTAAAACCAAAAGGAATCTAGTACCAGGATAGCATGACCTGAAGTAACTCTGCTCCTCTCAGACACACACCAAGGATTAGCAGTCACCCTACACAACTGCCTTGACCAACagacagtaaaaaaagaaaggaaaaaagaaaaaaaaagataagctAAAGTCTCCTGTCCCAAGCTTACAGCTCAAAGGACACAAGTTCATTCCTATCTTATGAAGTATTTATTTGGATGAAACTCTGGGAAGGAACTCTACAGAAATTAACTCTTACTTCTCTGGATGCTATTACTACATGCAGAACTGCTGTAATTCTCAAAAAATTCCTCGTCCTTAGAAGTAGAAACTGCCCTGATTAGTTTCTCAATAACCATCCAACCTGTAAAcactggagccaggctggagagaacAGTTATGCAACAGagcccatgaaagagaaaaaactgcTTGAGGCCAATTGGCTGCTTACATCATATATTTTCATGCTCTGTTTACAACCTCTCTATGTAGGCATCTCACAATTCTGCTGTGTAAGTTGTGGGTGAATAGCTCTtgataaaataaggaaaaaacaaacaactactGAATGTTCACGTCAAATTTCAACTCAACAGTCTTTTAAGTGTCACATGTTTAAGGAAGGGTTTGCTTCATTAATAGGCTGATTATGATGAGTGGGGATAGCTTCCATATAACTCCTGGGAATTATTTTCTGAGACCCCAAATCACACCACATTCAGTTCTTCTTAACTCTTTGTATGTATTCCTGCTTGATCAAGAACCATCAGATCTCTGTAGAAAGTGTGATGATGGGACTGTTTCTCTGTGTGACTTCTCTCTGTGCAGCTGAGCCAGTGGAAGAACAGTTTTCCCTTGCTTTTCAGAGCTGTGTATCAAGGTTGGCACCAGAGTGCgacacagaaatatttgttgGGGAAGCTTCATCCCAGCTATGTCAGAACCCTTCACAAGGATGAAACCTTTTACCCTGTTTGTAGGACAATAGTACtaaaagaaaatccagaggaaaacaaaagcagtggaAGTCTAAAGTGAACTTCATATTCAGCACCTGAAACACCacatatgaaatatttctccttaattcatgagagagaagaaaaaatcacTGTATGGACATCACAGTGCcttaagaaagcaaaaataacatCAGCAGCTGGCTTTAGGATTGAGTACAGAGGACAGAGGTCTTGTGTTAGCCACAGGATATTGCAAACCTGGAAGCTACAAGcaaacagcactgctgggtttaGGTTGGTTTTCAGGGAATGAATGCAGGGCAGGTAAAATATAAAGGCTTAGcatttaaacatgaaaatagTCTTCATTACATTAAAAAGTCTCCACTGAGATCAGAGCCTGTGCTTTATGGATAGGACCATGTTAATTCAGCAACAATCCTGAATATTTGAATTACACCCACAGGCAGCAATAACGATCCAAAAGTTTGGTATAAGAAAGTTGTTGAGAATTGTTTTCAATTTAACTACAGTGTATCCTCCTGGGTTGCAGTGGAGCTCTGGATTTCTTGCCTTTTATAAGCACCACATCAGTCAACAAGGATGTAGCTTGGAGGAATGCATTACAAATGTAGAACAAATCAAATTAGCTCTCAGATGTTATCTGTTGATATCTCATTTCTTCCTCAGACTTCTAGCCACTGGAACACAACATCTGGGCAGTTGGGGGAGGTAACTGTTTCACTAAAAAGTACTAAATATAGGTGCTATAGAACAAATTACAACATGCTGCATTGCCACACCACTTACAGCACAGGATGAACCAGGAACAGTTACCTGCTGTGAAAAAGGTTAATTCAGTCTAGCTAATGTGTCACTTTACAGCATAAAAAGGCAACTTAATCATTGCAATTATGTGCTAAGGATGAGTGACAAAGTCATCTGTTGCAGCAgttatttaaagaaatcaaGATTTAGAGCACCATCTACTTGTTTCAAATTTTCCCTATCACTGAAATTTGAAGGGTCCTGAAGAATTCAATAATGCCTTCCATGAAGAAAACTAGAAGCTTTATCCTTAATATTCTACATACTTTAACATAAATTTAAAGCAgcattctttcttctttttaaatggaaatagtTCTCTTACCTGAAAGCTCTTGTGATGTTGAAAGAATAGACTGGGGAAAGAATTATATGAGCTGCTCGGTCAAAGGTTTACACAGCATTTCACCCCAATCAGCATTAAGTGACAAGCTCCTGTGACACACACACTTGATGTCATGATATGCATCAGACTGAAGGCTTTACTGCCCAGTGCTTTAGTGGAttcaagaaaagcaaatgaaaatttacTGTAGAAATGCCACAACTGTGACTTCTGTCAGGCACCAATTAGACTATGAATCACATAATAAACTGTGCTATTGATAGCAAGGCCTTTGCAGCCCCCCCTACCCACAAAGGTGGTTAACTTTTCTGTGCCATAGCTGAGTGCTGTGAGAAAGGAACAGGAATAAGTTGCCTGCAACACTAAGAGGCTGCAGGCACTTTAGAGCCTAAAATTGATCCACTATTGCATAAGAGTTTAGTAAATTCAGGCTTTGACTTGTCAAACAGTTTAAAGCCCCTGGTGACAGTTCCTTGCTCAAATCAACAAGAAACAGGCTAGAGGACTACATCATCGAGTGTGGGTACTGACATGGGCTTTGAGTGACATGAGCCAACATACTGAGACCCAAGAGCACCATATTTAGCCAGCCCAGGTGTGTAAAACATACATCCTtatcagaaaattaattaaacaaCTGGTTCTAAAAATCTAAAGcaattttcattattaaaaccaAAGAGAAAGACGCAAAACATGCCTACATTTGAATATCCTGATGCCTTCCATGTGTACCTTGAGGAAGAAAATATCCATGTTTACCACATGCCACCCAGAAGAAATCTTTGCTAAAAACCCTCTTCGTGATCAGTCATTACTCAGCTCTTCCTAAGGTTTGTGCAGTGCTTTCTGCAATAGCCTGTCCACTCACCCAGACAGTGAGCACGCCCGCCTCGTCCCCTGCTGGTGCAGGCAATCACATCATAAACTGATCAAATGCCATTGTACAACTCAATAGGCTTTTTGGACTAAGTTTCCAAAATTTAGGAGTGGGCCTTTCTTCCATTCAAACTAATTTGggcaacaatgaaaaaaaaaatcactcatgAGCAGGGTTTCTGACTACATCTTTTTCCGTCAGTGGTTCTTGTTTTCCGCTCCAACCCACATCATCTATTCTCTTCCTTCCACCCAttcttccccccaaaaaaggctggCTTGGACACTGTGCTTCAATTTTCTGTAGaactttctatttttctttgcCATTCTTTTTGTTTAGCATATGAAAGGAGCTTCCTGTTTAGAAACATGGGAGTCCTACACCCTCAGTAATGATGTATTCAGCCCGTCAATGATCTTGGCATGAATGCCTTAAAACTTTAGCAAGTCTGATGGGGTTTTCTGTACATGTCACAATCATCATCAGTTCAAAAAACAATGCACAATATTTGTCATCTTGCACTGAGTTAGCTCCCTTACCAATCCTATGGTTCTAGTAAGGAAAATCTAGTAAGAAGGCTTACAAGTTTCCTTCTCTTAAGTATTTCAAAGAACAGATTTCCAGTGAAATCTacagaacagaaacagaagCACCAAGAGGATAAAGTGCTGTTGCAGAACTCCCAACATGATCAATActgccctgcttttccagcctgaatgcctgcagcagcctgccAATACTCACACTGCTCAGGGCTTACTGTAACTGTATTGTCCAAATCCTGGGCTTGCACTGTGCTAGGGAGCAGAAATGAAACATGTAATGTAATCCCTGTTCAacttcaaaaacaaacagaacacaTCCCCCCAAACCCTACATGGCCTAGAACAAACTTGTATCTTGTTCAAATATGAAGGATGGATTCAAAATCTATTTATATGGGTCAAAAAAAGGCAGCACTAGTGGTGACTTGAActaaactgaaatatttgtcttttcaGAAGTTTAATGTAAAGAAACACCTAAGAGCAGGCTGTTACCCTCTGCTGAATTTCAACTGCAGTGAAGTTCTCTGGTGAAGGTAGTGGACAGCACTTGAATCAGTGGGTGCAGCAGGAGCCTTGTGAACCACCAACACAACAAAAGCTATTCACcaagcagggctcagcagcacagTGGTCAAACTCGGTTTATTCTATACGGTGAAATTCTTGAGCTAACTCTTCTCTGAGAAAACTCTTCTCTGCCTGGACCTTGTCCATCTTAACCTCTGACAAAGCAAGGCACATACACTGTTTAACTCTTGTGGGGACTTGCTCTGCACCTACATAAACATCaaaacatattttgatttttacttATGGGTGAGCagcagaattaatttaaaactgtcGGCAAGTGCCATcctaattaaaaacaaatgacTAATTGTACAAGTACAGGGCTTGTTGACACAGGCTACATACATCAAAGCCAACAAAGCTTGAATTGGAGGAAGAGCAGCACCATCTAGTGCCCTACAGTAGTCAGATCAAAAAATCAATTTCACAAGCCCACACAGAAATTTCAAGATAGCAAACACTCACAAAAACAGTAAGACACCAGATGTTTAACTCTATCAGCACTTCTGATAAAGGGAATTGCACAGTAATAGTCATGTTATAAAATGAGCTCCTGAGAGTGAGATGTTTTTCAGGCACAACAGAAACTCTTTGAAGACAAACTAAGAAATAATTCTGTCATCTATAAAAAAGATGCAGTCCAAAGGCGGTAACTTATCAGAACGTGACTACTGTCTATAAAAAGCCATGAGAAGTAAAAAGCCAAGTTTCCAGAAGTCCAACAATATTAAAAGTTCTAGCAGACAGAAAACATAAGACAGCATGAAAAGGTGTTTGAGAAACCTTGAGAAAATATATGAGGAAAATCAACATAAATTCTTTTTCAAACTCATCAGGAACAGAAATCTTGACAAAATAAGATTCAGAAATCTTGCTTAGTAAAGCAAACATACCGTCAAAAAGTAGGAATAACAGTATGAAAGAGACCAGACTGCAAAAAACTTTTcaaatgttttggggtttggtttgtttgggatttttttttttttgggggggggggcggttctctgtttattttgggATGATGGTGatgttcttttgttgttgtttgttttgttaggggttttgtttgtttagcaGGGGATGTTTGGTTTATTGTTGGTTTTTCTTTAATCCACATTTATCATGGAGAGGTTTAGACTGGTTCTTACTCCAGACAGCTCATTTAAAATCAGAGGCTCAAGGATAATACTGAGCCATTTCAGTGACACAAAACAATAACAGATCTTTATAATTAGACAGAAAATACCCAAGAAATCAATTAGACAATAACTGAGCTACCAACCACCATAATCTCTCACTTAAAACTTAAAAAGAGAGacaatttttaatgtattttccagGGATTTATGCAGGTGAGCTGTCACGTGAGCTGACCTCTTTCCACTTAAAAACCTCTTTCCATATAAAAATATGGTACATACAGATAAATGTGTTATGCTGGCAAATATGGCTCAAGTAGAGTATGTGGAACTCACATGCACTGTCATTCTCAGAGTCTACAAGTGTTATTAACAAATATGAATTCTAAAATTTATTAAGGTAGAAATTCCTGATTTGCCAGCATTTTGAGCATCACATCAGTCCTCCAACACAAAAATCCAAgtacaaaaaggagtggagaaAAAATTGGTTGTCAGATCTTTTATTCCACACCACTGTCTCAAGCTATTGACTGTTATGAAGATTTTTAATTGTAGAAGACCATGACAGAGCAAGCTGCTTTTGCTAACCCTAtagaaaactgagaaaattaaGTTTATTAAGTCAAAAGTCAAGTTTTGTAGTTAGTGCAGACCTACATCTCTCATGACTCTAAAACATAATCACagcagaagggtttttttccacataagaaagaaaagtaaattgCAAAGAGGTGGGCCTGAGAAAGCATGTACTAAAAAGGAGTTTTGTTCAGGTTTTAGTGCACCTTCTCTACAGATAACGTACAAGCATCTTAAGGCATCCAGCAGAATTTCATGTATTCAAGAACTGAAACATGCTACAAACAGCAGGACATGAATGCAGCATGTGAGCAACAACCTCAGTCTCCACCTATGGCCTTGTAAACTGTGACTCTGTTAACAAAGCCAACGAAACaatgaaaatatctgaaaacatTGCACTGAAGCCTGACTTCTTTATCTTAGGTGGAAGATTCATATAAACACCATTTCCCTACAATGAGGTCACACATCACAAATTAGCACACAGAGCCATAAATTACAGCACCACTGATTGATGTAGTGTTATCCTAAACTAGTAATCTGCAAGACTTGGGTATTAATAAGGACAGAAGTTAAAACAACACACTAAAGATACTGCTTTCTCTGACAGCAAGGCTGATACTATAACTTCATAAACACTAGCTCTGTGGAAGAACATACATCCTCAACACAAAAAACATGACAACTCAAATCTCAAAGATTAAACcaaaatttatttgaaacaacaaaaataagacAGTACTGCTGCcaagatagaaaaaaataaggattCTTTTACTGAATGTGACAAGGCAGCCAATTTACAGCAGTTTACATTAATTCTGAGTTCTGGTTGGGTTTTACACTGCTTCAATTGACTACATGTACTTTTTGCAAGACCAACTGGTTCCCCTTCCCTCCACTTTTCAAAAGAACCGACAAAAATATCCTATAAAAAACATATACAGAATTTTGAGACATGATTGAAACATGAACCACTGTCCAAAAGTCTGGAACTTTCCAAGAAGGTTAAGTCCTTTGTTGCTTCAACCAACCCTCAATGGGGGAGCTACAAGCACAACGCCATCCCCTCTGACAAAGAGCATCGGAATATTCCTTTTGGTAGACTgtgaagaaggaaagagaagttTACATTTACAAAACATTCATTTCAATCATAAAAACACAcctgaaacaacaacaaacaaacccccaatGTTCTGCCATGCTGAAGAGATCAATACAACTCACACCAAGTCTCTAGATATCCTGTGCACTTTTATAACAGTTTGTCCAGATCCTGTTAGTTTGGTTTAAAAAACAGTCAGCAATAAACTACTTTAACAATATAACACAGTGGAGTTTTCAATAAAAAACAATCTGTGAGGATAAGTTAACTCTTTTTTTAGTCCTTACTTTATAAATCTCTTCATAGGTTTCTTCATCAATCTCTATTGTAGTCACAGTTTCTTCCACATCACCCAAAATCATATTTAAGTGCTGATCATAAGCCTGTGGGAATTAAGTTTAGTTTATTATGTTTTCCAAAATTCACACAAGTTtattaaaatgagaatttttagGAAGACTCTAAACTTTAGTTTAGTCTGATATTGACCAAAACAAAGTACTATCAGTTCTAGTTACAACTCATCACAAACAAATGAGaactctgcagcaggaaaaagaaggcATGACATTTACATTTACTGAACCACTTGCAGGAAATAGCTCTGATGCATTCTGTGACAGCACTTACAAGACCTCAGAGATAGGCACGCTTTAACAGCTACACACTGCTGCCAGTCCAGTCTCCTGGAATTGATTGCCTGGGGACAACTTCAAGGATATGAAAACTGCTTCTCATACAGTGCTACAAAACCTTAACCACATGTTTCAGAAACCTTACAGTAGCAAACTACATGTGTCCCTCATGGATTTCTCATTATCTCTCTGTTTCCAAAAGAGCCGAGGCCCAGTTAACTCATGGGGCAACTGGTTCTcttccccagcagagcacagcactcaGGGAGGCTGACttaacagaaagcaaaaatctgAGAACCCAGCGGAATAAATGTCCCACCACACCTCCCAGGGTGTGCCTTAAGGGATTCTTGTTTGATAATGATGACCTCAGTCTAGAAAAGGCCTTAGCGTACCTCACAAGAAGAAACCTGCAGCATTAGTGTTTTTTTCACAGACAGAGAAATGGAAGCAAAAATCAATGAAATTATAGTTGCTTGTTATCATTCAGGAGAcgagaaaaacaaaatatatctCTTGGCTTTCTAGGGAAGTAGTTAATAGCTGACAAAGTACTGAGGAAGTTAGATTTTTCCACCGATCCCATGACAGTTCTAGTAACTAAGACAATTCTTAAACTTTCTCCAACCAACATCAGCACTTTCAACCATGAAATGCAATTACGCATGTTttagaactgatttttttcaacaACCAGTGGAATATTACAGGTAAATTTGTTTAACAGACTATTGCACATAAAGAAAGGCTGCCCAGTGCTTAGCTGAATGAGCATGACAATGTTCTGAAAATTTTACTTACATGTAACCTGCCTCTAAGCTCTCTGTCATTCCTCATTTTGACATAGATTCTCTCATCTAGACTGAGTCTGATGAGATCAAGTGGCTCCTCTACAGTATTTGTTGTTtgttgctaaaaaaaaaaaaaaaaaaaaaagcattatttttacaGAAGAAGCCTGTGAACTTTTCCATTCCTCAATGTTTGTgagacacagaaaacaaaggctTGAAACCACAGAATATGAAATACTTCATTCCTTCACATCCTGGTAAACCTTTGGTGCTGATTTACCACTCCACTGATACTCACCAGCCCTGAGCAATGTGAGTCAAAAGATTTCAGCTTAGTCTGCAGCAAATCTTTCTTCACACAAGGGGgactggaactagatgatctttaaggtcccttctaacacAATCTATTCTATAACTCTGTGAATTGTTTTTTTTACCAGCACCCACAGTTTACACTGCAGCAGCAAGCACACACTGCGTGAGCCAGCACCATGGCACGGTGCGGGCTGACACAGCCGAACCCACGCTGACAGcggtgccagcacagccagtcACCCGGGCACACTCTGGGTGCCCTCGGGTACCCGGGCACACACGGCCACAGCACACCCACCGCCCCCGAGCCCTTGCTGGGCCGCACAGCAGCCAAGCCGGGCCCCGAGGCCGGCGTGAAACCTCAACACACACCGACCTGAGCCCCCTTTCTGTGAGAATGGCGCGCTTTGAGCACAGCAACTAAAAAAAGCGTGAAGGCCTCCGTGCATATCCCACATCTTCCATATCTCATATGTATCTCGTATTTCCGTTCTACCACCTTCCTTCAGAGCCAAGGGCATTGCCCTCGGCAgctttcccccctttccctcctccgGCAGCGCCCGGGGCCCGCAGCGAGCCCTGCCCGCGCCCCGCCAGCTGCACAAACTCCGGGGCCGAGCGGGGATTTCCCCGCGCATGGAAAGCGCTCCCGGGGGCTGCGCCTCCCGGGGGGCCCgggcgcgcccggcccggccgcgcagccccgggctggccccgctgcaggagcccagagcCGCTCACCTGGTCCACCTCATCCGCCATCTTTCAAAGCGCCTCCCGCGCCCGCCCGCGAGACTTTATGGCCCggccccttcccttccccggcgcggggccgggccgggagctgCCCGCCCCGGCAGCGCCATGGGCAGAAAGCGCAGAGCATCGCCCCGGCCCGCGGCCACCAAAAAGAGGCGCTCTGGGCGGCTGcgaaaggaggagaaggaaaaggaggaggaggagggtgagtGCGGCAGGGAGGCCGTGGGGGCCGGAGCTGCGTCACCGCCGCGGCTCGGGCCGCTCCaggccgcggggccgggggcagcggtGCCAGCGCGCCCTCGgcaaggggaggaggggaggaacCTCCGCcgggcgggagggcggtggttATCGGCCGCGTTATCGGCAGAGTTGTCGGCGGTGGGAGCGGTGCCCCAGATCCCGGGCATTAAAGCCGTGTATGCCGCACGCTGACAAAGGCTGAGCGAGCCCCTGAAGGTTGTTTGATCCCGGCCGCGCTCTCCCCAGCAGCATCACATGGTAATAAGTTGTTGTGAGTGGCAAGCACGATGCTTGTTTTTCTCCGATTCCATCGGTGGGACCGTAGGAATCTTTAGGTACTTCCTGTGAGTTACGTAAGTATTTTCCTCCGACAAGTCTCACTGTTCAAATCCTGCCTGTTTATAAACAAACAATGACATGCTCAGCATTGTGAGTGCTCACGTTCTTCTGTAGCTGCCTCTAATGAATCCGTGAAGGTGTTGTTTCAGATTGCCATGGAAATAAAACTCTAACAttattcttcatttcttttgtcACATGCAGATGATTTTGAAGACAAAAAGCCCAGTGTAAGGAAAAACTCAAAAGCTCCAGctaggaaaaaggaagaagattGTGATACTGAAGTTTCCAACGCAGCAAAAACTTCCAAACcttcaaaacaggaaaaggcaaaatcacaaataaaagaaaataaaaagaatgcGAGAAATAAAGAGAATTGTATCAAAGAGGAAACATGCAGGTAAATTTATTATTCAAGTCTATAGa
This portion of the Prinia subflava isolate CZ2003 ecotype Zambia chromosome 14, Cam_Psub_1.2, whole genome shotgun sequence genome encodes:
- the LSM3 gene encoding U6 snRNA-associated Sm-like protein LSm3: MADEVDQQQTTNTVEEPLDLIRLSLDERIYVKMRNDRELRGRLHAYDQHLNMILGDVEETVTTIEIDEETYEEIYKSTKRNIPMLFVRGDGVVLVAPPLRVG